A window of Nicotiana tabacum cultivar K326 chromosome 24, ASM71507v2, whole genome shotgun sequence contains these coding sequences:
- the LOC107779547 gene encoding protein SMALL AUXIN UP-REGULATED RNA 12-like, whose translation MFAGSTSRKHITKMLKKILQFSRRSSFMHVVDDWDEDAASLPPPEDVKEGHFVVHAIDDGKKKRFVVELSYLADPGFVKLLERAEEEFGFDHEGVLAIPCRHSDLEKILESRK comes from the coding sequence ATGTTTGCAGGTTCAACGAGTCGAAAGCATATCACAAAGATGCTGAAGAAAATCCTTCAATTCTCAAGAAGATCCAGTTTCATGCATGTTGTTGACGATTGGGACGAAGATGCAGCCTCATTGCCTCCTCCAGAAGACGTCAAGGAAGGCCACTTTGTAGTGCATGCAATTGATGATGGAAAAAAGAAGAGGTTTGTTGTAGAATTGAGTTATTTAGCGGATCCAGGTTTCGTGAAGTTGTTGGAGCGAGCAGAGGAAGAGTTTGGTTTCGACCATGAAGGTGTTCTTGCTATACCTTGCAGGCATAGTGACTTGGAGAAAATTCTTGAAAGCAGAAAGTAA